One genomic segment of Vespa crabro chromosome 3, iyVesCrab1.2, whole genome shotgun sequence includes these proteins:
- the LOC124422939 gene encoding MAP kinase-activating death domain protein isoform X8 yields MATMDIQKKQLCPRLVDYLAIVGARSAPISRQPVQVPELLRRYPVEDHKDFPLPLDMVYFCQPEGCSSVGPKRTALREATSFTFTLTDKDSGKTRYGICVNFYRPIERAGTNARGGISMRRDKYNTTFRRESWRKSMEKSTDSAFSSDYRSSAVGPSDSEKDCSSSRRDSDTSHAPYAPRLGVTAPSGDSESGGSHSPSPRASRRRQRIRNHSLTSLCIISHHPFFSMFRECLFVLKKIIDACNDNSTPQKVGASRQTNRDSVWSVLSGQVLEGTPSIVLHDIREIETWILRLLSSPVPVPTKTRVEIEIVSSIIQPSLCFALPDHTRFSLVDFPLHLPLELLGVEICLKVLTLILLENKIVLQSRDYNALSMSVMAFVTMIYPLEYMFPAIPLLPTCMSCAEQLLLAPTPYIIGIPASFLMYKKNFKMPDDVWLVDLDSNKVTAPPGSADQLPPLPEPEGTILKNHLKQAMQLMDQVGSGTMGSMSASQAIPPDTWSSRLSSQSPSRRESSASQHSQNLSVSTMRHRPSVDYQHGHGQQSPLGGNASQLRRPSLTTAMVSASASGGSSTPSPSSSSPVPGPGTTTGSGTSTTSITAPPFNPFIYGNDVDSVDIATRVAMVRFFNSQNLLANFTEHTRTLRLYPRPVVAFQINSFLRSRPRASQFLNKFARTQAVEFLAEWSLTPSNVAFLRVQTGVFDPAQIGDKSKWYAANLEPIHFKVWDNSSSLANALNALKELESQPTDESGSDSEGAESTSSSYSSLSDFVSEMASSDLSPSYNCPQVSQPQQMALSIDPKNIYNPPSSLQYPGVEEESPARPESPPSTSSSHSDLSSPSFNRDSELELNPNALETSQSTNVMPSGTSLQRQPSVGNVLARTSSFGSSTSPLLTRQLSGSMDNETLTAFRQQSSTQDGQKNNAGMPGNGVLRQGSQGSLFEQIATQAKDLVRETTRQSSQDGLLAHMDKLKHQAKEKITEAGEDSLFAPLEQLTQQTKKAVGEATKSVQEASKTAIEASKTAAGVSKNTLDDLTYMGKSTFGDLTKSAKEVATKKGLLKSIGESQQSSPPHTPPSSGITQRRESSNTQLVASDTRSGRRDIGRDFFSNISSDLNGIAAQTSSMFSDLFGNRNSSNRNLTQRSKEKTSTSFGPFPKVSGKTGLVERSSLIKHSSMKANQEEMQRMQNAERSSTNSDNQAFLTDVVTQVLAGEGVGWLKLNRLKKLMEDESYRDLVVTKLNKGLNRKISPDDHIDDVCISKPVYKGMLKCLQAVVHGLAHTYSNFGLGGMASVFQLMEIAHTHYWSKDLSEGGFDSSLLSQASSPFGSKENLKSPQSPNQGELPDISQRLRSSQTQEIPPQVQLEFTHGQQTSDVGQSTTDMFLDMFTKKKKFLCKLTSFDSESGRGGGTGSSEALSTDGGSIITNPAFRQAHQASFRSTVSDSEVEQGNFPRQGKQRTGSVWSSKSSLSTGFRYHGGNLISTTPMSSPETARTYLFEGLLGKERSNLWDQMQFWEDAFLDAVSQERDMLGMDQGAGEMMERYKSLSDSERRRLEHDEDRLLCSLLHNLTAILVMLNVDKNEVKRKVRRLLGKSHIGLIYSQELNQLLDQINNLHGNDIDLKPLTSRQMHRQSFTVHAGVDADGDLRFLEVRHDGLVLRSVNGVIVERWWYERLVNMTYSPKNKVLCLWRRNGGQTQFHKYYTKKCKDLYYCIKDAMEKAAARGRGGNIGIELGGEFPVQDMRTGEGGLLQVCMEGVGLLFANSKDFEFFVRLDHIRKCFTQKDGIFVLEEFNPKTRQVIQRKYRSQMADQICYAVLCVFSYLAAGLEQRKQQPQQQQQQQQQQQQQQQQQQQQHQQQQQQQQLRQQQQKQLRQQQLQQQQQQLKHQHQQLRQQQQQQQQEVHQHVQQQQLRQQQLQQQLRQQQQQQQQQQQQQQQQQQQQQQQQQQQQQQQQQRWQQQQQQMSPRDENIPQVVQGNTNTQFEPFLQQH; encoded by the exons ATGGCAACCATGGATATACAAAAGAAGCAACTTTGTCCACGTTTGGTGGACTATCTTGCTATCGTGGGAGCCAGATCGGCTCCGATCTCTCGTCAGCCTGTGcag gTTCCAGAATTGTTGCGCAGATATCCGGTGGAGGATCACAAAGATTTTCCTTTACCTCTGGATATGGTTTATTTTTGTCAACCAGAAGGTTGCAGCAGCGTGGGACCTAAACGCACAGCCTTACGAGAAGCTACGTCTTTCACTTTCACCCTCACGGATAAGGACTCAG gaaAAACACGATATGGCATTTGCGTTAATTTCTATCGACCTATAGAAAGGGCTGGAACAAATGCACGTGGTGGTATTTCAATGAGAAGAGACAAATACAACACCACTTTTAGAAGGGAGAGTTGGAGAAAGAGTATGGAAAAAAGTACAGATTCTGCATTTTCTAG CGACTATAGAAGCAGCGCGGTGGGTCCTAGTGATTCTGAAAAAGATTGCTCCAGTAGCAGAAGAGACTCTGACACGTCCCATGCGCCTTACGCACCGAGATTGGGTGTTACAGCACCAAGTGGTGACAGTGAAAGTGGTGGTAGTCATTCTCCTTCACCACGAGCTTCTCGAAGGCGGCAG aggaTTCGAAATCATTCCTTAACATCACTTTGTATCATTTCTCATCATCCATTCTTTTCGATGTTCCGAGAATGTCTTTTCGTTTTGAAGAAAATCATTGATGCATGCAACGATAATTCAACTCCTCAAAAAGTAGGAGCTTCGAGGCAAACTAATAG aGATTCAGTGTGGAGTGTTCTTAGTGGTCAAGTTTTGGAAGGGACTCCGTCCATCGTGTTACACGATATACGGGAGATCGAAACCTGGATCCTGAGATTGCTGAGCAGTCCAGTGCCAGTGCCAACGAAAACGCGTGTAGAAATCGAAATAGTATCATCGATTATACAGCCTTCACTCTGTTTTGCTTTACCTGATCACACAAGATTTTCTTTGGTTGATTTTCCTCTACATTTGCCTCTCGAACTTCTTGGCGTTGAAATATGTTTGAAAGTTCTCACTctcattttattagaaaataag ATCGTATTACAATCACGAGATTATAATGCTTTGTCGATGTCGGTGATGGCATTTGTCACAATGATCTATCCCTTAGAATACATGTTCCCTGCAATACCATTGTTACCAACCTGCATGAGCTGTGCGGAACAACTATTACTGGCTCCAACGCCATATATCATCGGAATACCTGCCtcttttttaatgtataagaaaaatttcaaaatgccGGATGATGTCTGGCTGGTGGATCTCGATAGCAATAAAGTAACTGCACCTCCTGGTTCGGCGGATCAATTACCACCCTTGCCTGAACCGGAAGGTACCATACTAAAGAACCACCTGAAACAG GCAATGCAACTGATGGATCAAGTTGGCTCTGGt aCAATGGGTAGCATGTCCGCTTCGCAAGCTATACCACCAGATACTTGGTCATCACGATTGTCCTCTCAATCTCCAAGCAGAAGAGAAAGTTCAGCATCTCAACATTCTCAGAATTTAAG CGTGTCGACAATGAGGCACAGACCGAGCGTTGATTATCAACATGGTCACGGTCAACAAAGCCCATTAGGTGGCAACGCATCACAGCTACGTCGTCCATCGTTGACAACTGCGATGGTATCAGCTTCAGCATCTGGAGGAAGCAGTACGCCTTCTCCTTCATCATCATCGCCAGTACCTGGACCTGGGACCACAACAGGCAGTGGAACATCAACAACTTCGATTACAGCTCCACCATTTAACCCCTTTATCTACGGTAACGACGTTGATTCGGTCGATATTGCAACACGAGTGGCTATGGTCCGCTTCTTCAACTCCCAAAATCTTTTGGCCAACTTTACTGAGCACACACGCACGCTGAGGCTCTATCCAAGACCCGTAGTCgcatttcaaataaattctttccTCCGTTCGAGACCAAGAGCAAGTCAGTTTCTGAACAAATTTGCGCGCACACAAGCTGTTGAATTTCTCGCCGAGTGGTCACTTACACCTAGTAACGTTGCTTTTTTGAGAGTACAAACCGGTGTCTTTGATCCGGCGCAAATCGGTGATAAGTCAAAATGGTACGCTGCGAATCTTGAGCCAATACATTTCAAAGTTTGGGATAACTCTAGCTCTTTGGCAAACGCCTTAAATGCGCTGAAGGAGTTAGAGAGTCAGCCGACTGACGAGAGTGGTTCGGATTCAGAAGGAGCAGAAAGCACGAGCTCTTCTTACTCTTCTCTCAGTGATTTCGTTTCGGAAATGGCATCGTCGGATTTATCACCAA GCTATAATTGTCCTCAAGTCAGTCAACCTCAACAAATGGCACTTTCGATTGATCCAAAGAACATTTATAATCCACCAAGTTCATTGCAATATCCTGGCGTAGAAGAAGAATCACCGGCACGTCCTGAAAGTCCACCAAGTACATCCTCCAGTCATAGCGATCTCAGCAGTCCGAGTTTCAACAGAGACTCCGAATTGGAGTTGAATCCTAATGCTCTCGAAACATCACAATCTACCAAT GTGATGCCCAGTGGAACGAGTCTTCAGAGACAACCAAGCGTTGGGAATGTTTTGGCGCGAACATCCAGTTTTGGATCTAGCACGAGTCCACTTCTAACACGACAGCTTAGTGGTAGTATGGATAATGAAACTCTTACGGCATTTCGTCAGCAATCGAGTACACAGGATGGACAAAAGAACAATGCTGGTATGCCAGGAAATGGTGTTTTGAGACAAGGATCACAGGGTTCGTTGTTTGAACAAATTGCGACTCAAGCAAAGGATCTTGTACGAGAAACGACTAGACAGAGTAGTCAAGATGGACTTCTTGCGCATATGGATAaa TTGAAGCATCAAGCAAAGGAGAAGATAACTGAAGCAGGCGAAGACAGTTTATTTGCGCCATTAGAACAG TTGACACAACAAACGAAGAAGGCTGTAGGCGAAGCTACCAAGTCCGTTCAGGAGGCATCAAAAACAGCTATCGAAGCTAGCAAGACTGCTGCAGGTGTGAGCAAAAACACTTTAGATGATTTAACGTACATGGGTAAAAGTACATTTGGTGATTTAACAAAGAGTGCTAAGGAAGTCGCTACGAAAAAGGGTTTGCTCAAG AGTATTGGAGAGTCACAACAATCTTCACCACCTCATACTCCACCATCTTCTGGTATAACTCAAAGAAGAGAATCATCCAATACTCAATTGGTTGCCTCGGATACTCGTTCTGGACGTAGAGATATCGGGCGTGATTTCTTTAGCAATATTAGTAGCGATTTAAACGGTATCGCTGCTCAAACAAGCAGTATGTTCAGTGATTTATTTG GTAACAGAAATAGTTCTAATCGGAATCTTACACAAAGATCAAAGGAGAAAACTAGTACATCGTTTGGACCCTTTCCTAAAG TTTCAGGAAAAACAGGTCTCGTTGAGCGTTCATCGTTAATAAAGCATTCTTCGATGAAAGCTAATCAAGAAGAGATGCAAAGAATGCAAAATGCAGAACGATCTAGTACAAACAGCGACAATCAAGCATTCTTAACGgat GTGGTAACACAAGTTTTGGCTGGTGAAGGCGTCGGTTGGCTCAAATTGAATAGATTGAAGAAACTTATGGAAGATGAAAGCTATCGAGACTTGGTTGTTACAAAGCTCAACAAAGGGCTCAATAGAAAAATTAGTCCTGATGATCACATTGACGATGTG tgTATCTCCAAACCAGTATATAAAGGAATGCTAAAGTGCCTTCAAGCAGTGGTTCATGGTCTCGCTCATACTTATAGTAATTTCGGATTGGGTGGAATGGCCTCGGTTTTCCAATTGATGGAGATAGCTCATACTCATTATTGGAGTAAAGATCTATCGGAAGGAGGTTTCGATAGTTCACTGTTATCACaa GCATCGAGCCCATTTGGTAGCAAGGAAAATTTGAAGTCTCCACAATCTCCGAATCAAGGTGAACTTCCAGATATATCACAAAGATTAAGAAGTTCTCAAACGCAAG AAATACCACCTCAGGTTCAACTTGAATTCACCCACGGACAACAAACGAGTGACGTTGGGCAATCAACAACGGACATGTTTTTGGATATgttcacgaaaaaaaaaaagtttttgtgCAAACTGACGTCATTCGATTCTGAG AGTGGGCGGGGAGGTGGAACAGGAAGCAGCGAAGCTTTATCCACTGACGGAGGTAGCATTATCACTAATCCTGCTTTTCGGCAAGCACACCAAGCTTCTTTCCGAAGCACTGTGTCTGATAGCGAGGTTGAACAAGGCAAT TTTCCGCGTCAAGGAAAACAACGTACTGGTAGCGTCTGGTCCAGTAAATCATCTTTGAGTACAGGCTTCAGATACCATGGTGGAAATTTAATATCTACGACACCAATGTCTAGTCCTGAAACAGCACGTACTTATCTCTTTGAAG GTCTTTTGGGTAAAGAAAGATCCAATCTTTGGGACCAAATGCAATTCTGGGAGGATGCTTTCCTAGACGCTGTATCGCAAGAACGAGATATGTTGGGCATGGATCAGGGTGCAGGAGAAATGATGGAAAG atataagaGTTTGAGCGATAGCGAAAGACGTCGGTTGGAACACGACGAGGATCGATTGTTATGCTCCCTTTTGCATAATCTCACTGCGATCTTGGTAATGCTAAACGTTGATAAAAACGAGGTGAAACGTAAAGTACGGAGATTACTGGGAAAGAGTCACATCGGTTTGATTTACAGTCAGGAGCTTAATCAGCTTCTCGATCAGATAAACAACCTT CATGGAAACGATATCGATCTAAAGCCATTGACGTCTCGACAAATGCATCGTCAATCGTTCACCGTTCATGCTGGGGTCGATGCTGATGGTGATTTAAGATTCCTCGAAGTTCGTCACGACGGTCTTGTGTTGAGATCGGTAAACGGAGTTATCGTTGAACGTTGGTGGTATGAACGATTGGTAAACATGACCTACAGTCCGAAAAACAAGGTCCTTTGTTTATGGAGACGAAACGGTGGTCAAACacaatttcataaatattatacaaagaag TGCAAAGACCTTTACTACTGTATAAAAGATGCTATGGAAAAAGCCGCTGCTcgtggaagaggaggaaacaTCGGTATCGAGCTGGGAGGTGAATTTCCGGTTCAAGACATGCGTACAGGAGAGGGTGGACTTCTTCAGGTTTGCATGGAAGGTGTTGGTCTTCTCTTCGCGAATAGCAAG GATTTCGAG TTTTTTGTAAGACTCGATCATATCCGCAAGTGCTTTACCCAAAAGGATGGAATCTTTGTTCTGGAAGAATTCA ATCCTAAAACTAGACAAGTAATCCAACGTAAATATAGGTCGCAAATG GCAGATCAAATCTGTTATGCGGTACTCTGTGTATTCTCTTATTTGGCTGCTGGCTTAGAGCAACGTAAACAACAaccacaacaacaacaacaacaacaacaacaacaacaacaacaacaacaacaacaacaacaacaacatcagcagcagcagcaacagcaacaattGCGCCAACAGCAGCAGAAGCAACTACGTCAGCAACAAttgcaacagcagcaacagcaattGAAGCATCAGCATCAGCAATTGcgtcaacaacaacaacaacaacaacaggaGGTACACCAACATGTGCAACAGCAACAATTACGTCAACAACAGCTGCAACAACAGTTACgtcagcaacagcaacaacaacaacaacaacaacaacaacaacaacaacaacaacaacaacaacaacaacaacaacagcaacagcaacaacaacaacaacagagatggcagcagcagcaacagcaaatGTCGCCACGAGATGAAAATATTCCTCAAGTCGTACAGGGAAATACGAATACACAATTTGAACCCTTTCTTCAACAGCACTGA